One window of Acidimicrobiales bacterium genomic DNA carries:
- the nrfD gene encoding NrfD/PsrC family molybdoenzyme membrane anchor subunit, with the protein PRHRSPAGGGRLPLTAGRPPPGTGVGDLPEMGASPTPDRRRWGGGGEEVMVPAAEFRSYHGRPVLKRPVWKADIPAYLFTGGVMAGSSLLAAGADLTGNGPLRRATRLVAAAALTASSALLVHDLGRPSRALNMLRVIKPTSPMSVGSWLLAGYGPGVAAAAVAEATGRLPGVGRAGGLAAAALAPAVATYTAVLVSDTAVPAWRDAGTHLPFVFAGSAAAAGGGLAAALVPAAAAGPARRLAALGAVVDLVASRRMEASMGVTAEPYGRGRAGRLNQAARALTAAGAAGLVLCGRRNRPAAVASGLALAAGSACTRSAVFAAGVQSADDPRYTVVPQRERLARPSP; encoded by the coding sequence CGACGCCGGACCGTCGTCGGTGGGGCGGCGGGGGCGAGGAGGTGATGGTCCCCGCCGCCGAGTTCCGGTCGTACCACGGGCGGCCGGTGCTGAAGCGGCCGGTGTGGAAGGCCGACATCCCGGCCTACCTCTTCACCGGCGGGGTGATGGCCGGGTCCTCGCTCCTGGCGGCGGGCGCCGACCTCACCGGGAACGGCCCGCTCCGGCGGGCCACCCGGCTGGTGGCCGCCGCCGCCCTCACCGCCAGCTCGGCGCTGCTGGTCCACGACCTGGGCCGGCCGTCCCGCGCCCTCAACATGCTGCGGGTCATCAAGCCGACCTCGCCCATGAGCGTGGGCTCGTGGCTCCTCGCGGGGTACGGCCCGGGGGTGGCCGCGGCGGCCGTGGCCGAGGCGACGGGACGGCTTCCGGGGGTGGGCCGGGCAGGCGGACTGGCGGCCGCCGCCCTCGCCCCCGCCGTCGCCACGTACACCGCCGTGCTCGTCTCGGACACGGCCGTCCCGGCGTGGCGCGACGCCGGCACCCACCTGCCGTTCGTGTTCGCCGGGAGCGCGGCGGCCGCCGGCGGCGGGCTGGCCGCCGCCCTCGTCCCGGCCGCCGCCGCCGGTCCCGCCCGCCGGCTGGCCGCCTTGGGGGCGGTGGTCGACCTGGTCGCCTCCCGCCGCATGGAGGCGTCCATGGGCGTGACGGCCGAGCCGTACGGGCGGGGCCGGGCGGGGCGCCTCAACCAGGCCGCCCGCGCTCTGACGGCGGCGGGTGCCGCCGGGCTGGTGCTCTGCGGCCGCCGGAACCGGCCGGCGGCGGTCGCCTCGGGGCTGGCGCTGGCCGCCGGCTCGGCCTGCACCCGCTCCGCCGTGTTCGCCGCCGGCGTGCAGTCGGCCGACGACCCCCGGTACACGGTCGTCCCCCAGCGGGAGCGCCTGGCCCGCCCGTCGCCCTGA